One genomic segment of Acinetobacter sp. C26M includes these proteins:
- a CDS encoding aldehyde dehydrogenase family protein, with product MLNQMLYNGQYVSGLGSEIDVVNPATLDTITTFKSATPKQLDDTVKASFDSFNLWKNISDVELKFILARIGQDIKAARDEIAELITLEQGKPLELAKLEVDMGIYWLEVTNSFEIPIKENKDSLGKKIKVYHHPIGVVASITPWNWPFMIAIWHIIPALKAKNCVINKPSEYTPLSTIRLIDIINKYIPKGVCNIVLGDGEIGSNLSNHPLIEKVIFTGSTPTGQKILASSVEQFRQVTLELGGNDVAIVLEDVDIDKIAPKIFASAFFNSGQTCACIKRLYVHDQVYEGLVKKLVEIADSQIIGNGFDKMTTLGPVQNIKQYQKLKILIEKAIKNGAHIENTRKLILPDTGYFLPPLILTNVLESSEIFTTEQFGPVLPIVKFSSIEDVINNSNHSSYALGGSIWTEDINKAEKIANQMQSGTVWINSHSDVSPYAEFGGWKMSGIGSTFGLDGLLQFTKRQSIHLSE from the coding sequence ATGTTAAATCAAATGCTTTACAATGGTCAATATGTATCAGGTTTAGGTAGTGAAATCGATGTAGTAAATCCTGCAACCTTAGATACGATTACCACTTTTAAGTCAGCAACCCCAAAACAATTAGATGATACAGTCAAAGCTAGTTTTGATTCATTTAATCTATGGAAAAATATTAGTGATGTAGAATTAAAATTCATTCTAGCGCGAATTGGACAAGATATTAAAGCTGCTAGAGATGAAATTGCCGAACTAATTACTTTAGAGCAAGGCAAACCGTTAGAGCTTGCTAAGTTAGAAGTTGATATGGGAATTTATTGGCTAGAAGTTACCAATAGTTTTGAAATTCCTATAAAGGAAAATAAAGACTCTCTAGGAAAAAAAATAAAAGTTTATCACCATCCAATTGGTGTGGTTGCATCTATTACCCCTTGGAATTGGCCATTCATGATAGCTATTTGGCACATTATACCAGCTTTGAAAGCCAAAAACTGTGTTATTAATAAACCATCTGAGTACACCCCTTTAAGTACTATTCGACTGATCGACATTATTAACAAATATATTCCTAAAGGAGTGTGTAATATTGTTCTTGGTGATGGCGAAATAGGTTCAAATTTAAGTAATCATCCACTAATTGAAAAAGTAATATTTACTGGTTCAACACCTACTGGACAAAAAATATTGGCATCATCTGTAGAACAATTCCGTCAAGTTACTCTAGAACTTGGTGGAAATGACGTAGCAATAGTATTAGAAGATGTAGATATTGATAAAATTGCTCCAAAGATATTTGCTAGTGCTTTTTTTAATTCTGGTCAAACATGTGCGTGTATTAAGCGGCTTTATGTCCATGATCAGGTATATGAAGGTTTAGTAAAAAAATTAGTTGAAATTGCTGATAGCCAAATCATTGGTAATGGTTTTGATAAAATGACCACTTTAGGACCCGTACAAAATATAAAGCAATACCAAAAACTCAAAATACTCATCGAAAAAGCAATAAAAAATGGTGCTCATATAGAAAATACAAGAAAATTAATACTTCCTGATACGGGTTATTTCTTGCCACCACTTATTTTGACAAATGTTTTAGAAAGTAGTGAGATTTTTACTACAGAACAATTTGGCCCAGTATTACCAATTGTTAAGTTTAGCTCTATAGAAGATGTAATAAATAATTCAAATCACTCTTCTTACGCTTTAGGTGGATCTATTTGGACAGAAGACATTAATAAAGCAGAGAAAATTGCAAATCAAATGCAATCTGGAACAGTTTGGATCAACAGCCATTCAGATGTATCTCCATATGCTGAATTTGGTGGTTGGAAAATGTCAGGCATAGGAAGTACATTTGGTTTAGATGGTTTATTGCAATTTACAAAGAGACAAAGCATACACCTATCCGAATAA
- the cpaA gene encoding metalloendopeptidase CpaA, translated as MNLSLRVICIAGLVTASAVYASTTLSPNQNTNSGNIPTGYADLKFVLANGNWVKNIYLPNNANNLDKVTIQSTAGYKSYLDTSNTNLPIEVLEIQSGDTFQFVYNASSKKWVVQLATVSPSNNSQVEKIALSNVKLQQVSLADGKWAKTIVLPTNVMDGALIQIVSTAAYASEILKDNLLFASSYNLNNGSEYWLKYNAALQKWVPEFIKPLKINVKDIGTSLNAVTTPVTEVNFADANWVSNFTLPATANDRDRIIIKSTATWAAKINNTNTNSSATLSLKTGDQYEFMYVTDKAHWVLMSAPTKTISSNSAIASTLPNMTQPTLKVNISDANWKQSINLPTTAQVGDKVILSSTAGTDTFITSANGLSTTIKTGENRRFIFTAQGWVTDSYTIDMLLVNSPEVSSILGESASKLRMIEGLNLTNLTAENSSAKFYLRQAGYLIYKIPASTLLDAINVGRSDTTVQAERKRVLADGVYYQGNEPGAGGCGWAWINASSYNMIGANDIAGCSVAAMRHEVGHNLGLYHGDSTNIGSGFSHPLGSTALGGNNLNFYSSPYLYNPKYGVRLGEEGKKDGVSVINANVIQISQYN; from the coding sequence ATGAATTTAAGTCTTAGAGTGATTTGCATCGCTGGGCTAGTAACTGCATCAGCAGTTTATGCTTCTACTACTTTATCCCCAAATCAGAACACGAATAGTGGCAATATACCAACTGGTTATGCTGATCTAAAATTTGTTTTAGCAAATGGCAACTGGGTAAAGAATATTTATTTACCAAATAATGCGAATAACTTAGACAAGGTAACCATTCAATCAACTGCGGGCTATAAGAGCTATTTAGATACTTCAAACACAAATTTACCTATTGAAGTGCTTGAAATACAAAGTGGAGACACTTTTCAATTTGTCTACAATGCCTCATCGAAGAAATGGGTTGTTCAACTTGCTACTGTAAGCCCAAGTAATAATTCGCAAGTTGAAAAAATCGCATTGAGTAATGTTAAATTACAGCAGGTTTCACTTGCTGATGGAAAGTGGGCAAAAACAATTGTTCTGCCAACGAATGTAATGGATGGGGCTTTGATCCAAATTGTTTCGACTGCTGCTTATGCTTCTGAAATTTTGAAAGATAATTTACTTTTTGCGAGTAGTTATAATCTAAATAATGGCAGTGAATACTGGCTCAAATATAATGCTGCTTTACAGAAATGGGTTCCTGAGTTTATTAAACCTTTGAAAATTAATGTTAAGGATATTGGAACGAGTTTAAATGCTGTAACGACACCAGTAACTGAAGTTAATTTTGCAGATGCAAATTGGGTTTCAAATTTCACTCTGCCAGCTACAGCAAATGATCGAGATCGTATCATCATTAAATCGACAGCAACTTGGGCAGCAAAAATTAATAATACGAATACCAATAGTAGCGCTACATTGAGTCTTAAAACAGGTGACCAATATGAGTTTATGTATGTAACAGATAAGGCTCATTGGGTTTTGATGTCTGCTCCAACAAAAACAATTAGTTCAAATAGTGCTATTGCGTCAACTTTACCAAATATGACTCAGCCGACGCTCAAAGTGAATATTTCTGATGCTAATTGGAAACAAAGCATCAATTTGCCGACAACTGCACAGGTTGGTGATAAGGTTATTTTGTCATCCACAGCCGGCACAGATACTTTTATTACATCTGCCAACGGCTTATCTACAACAATTAAAACAGGTGAAAATCGTCGATTTATTTTCACCGCTCAAGGTTGGGTAACTGATAGCTATACCATCGATATGTTGCTAGTCAATAGTCCAGAAGTTTCTTCGATTTTGGGTGAAAGTGCATCAAAACTTCGTATGATTGAAGGATTGAATTTAACTAATTTAACTGCTGAAAATTCATCAGCTAAATTTTATTTAAGACAGGCAGGATATTTGATATATAAAATTCCTGCTTCAACTTTACTTGATGCGATAAATGTTGGACGTTCAGATACAACAGTTCAAGCAGAGCGTAAACGTGTATTAGCAGATGGTGTTTATTACCAAGGGAATGAGCCTGGTGCAGGAGGTTGTGGTTGGGCTTGGATCAATGCGAGTTCATATAACATGATCGGTGCTAATGATATTGCTGGATGTTCAGTTGCAGCAATGCGTCATGAAGTCGGTCATAACTTAGGTTTATATCATGGCGATTCAACCAATATCGGTTCAGGTTTTTCTCATCCATTGGGAAGCACGGCTTTGGGGGGAAATAACTTAAACTTTTATTCGAGCCCATATCTTTATAACCCTAAATATGGTGTACGTTTAGGTGAAGAAGGTAAGAAAGATGGTGTTAGTGTCATTAATGCTAACGTTATCCAAATCTCACAATACAATTAA
- the tynA gene encoding primary-amine oxidase, whose protein sequence is MKLDSNAPKTKKNITIKTLLFAMIPFFIPTKSTAHDQEAKMLPLNDIMNSVGAKVEHDSYSNLYVITKNSTYVKIKPNSKTIYVNGKPLEIEIPVIEKQNQAYAFEGLANEIFQSGLDQTFKTETIPHPLNSLSIDEIKLAKSIIGQDSRAPKELRFSQLSLKDPEKKEVWDSVLNQKAFNYDRQADFILLQNNTVIEGVVDLKAKKIKQWNILKDTHGMVLLDDFELVQKVIKESPEYAKALKKRGINDVSKVVATPLTVGYFGGEDGLNKEFNILKIVSYLDIGDGNYWAHPIENLVAIVDLDKKKIIKIEDGEIIPVPMLARPYDGRNKNVQSAKPLRITEPEGKNFTVTGQYVHWGNWCFHVSLDSRVGIKLSTMTYKDNGIKRKVMYEGNLGGMVVPYGDPDLGWYFKSYVDSGDYGMGTLTSPLNRGTDVPENAVLFDSVIADYKGDPITIPNAFAIFERYANPEYKHQEMGQPNVSVARRELVVRWISTIGNYDYIFDWVLSQNGTIGINSGATGIEAVKGVKSKTMHDSTANNDTKYGTLIDHNIVGTTHQHIYNFRLDMDIDGLENTLTHMNPFVMKHQNSIRKSSMQIETSTISNEKNASERFDPSTIRLISNYKKENAMGNPVSYQIIPFAGGTHPIAKGANFSTDEWLFKRMNFMDKQIWVTKYNPNEKYPDGKYPNRSTHDTGLAQFINDDDNINNKDIVVWMTTGTTHVARSEEWPIMPTEWVNVLLKPWNFFNETPSLKPNESNDQHQQH, encoded by the coding sequence ATGAAATTAGATTCAAATGCACCAAAAACCAAAAAGAATATTACAATAAAAACTTTACTTTTTGCGATGATTCCATTTTTTATTCCTACTAAATCTACTGCTCATGACCAAGAAGCAAAAATGCTTCCTTTAAATGATATTATGAATTCTGTTGGAGCAAAGGTTGAACATGACTCATATTCAAATTTATATGTTATTACTAAAAACTCAACATATGTAAAAATCAAGCCAAATTCTAAAACAATTTATGTTAATGGCAAGCCACTTGAAATTGAAATCCCAGTAATTGAAAAGCAGAATCAGGCATATGCCTTTGAAGGTCTAGCTAATGAAATTTTTCAATCTGGTTTAGATCAGACATTTAAAACTGAAACCATTCCACATCCACTGAATAGCTTATCTATAGATGAAATTAAATTAGCAAAATCTATTATCGGCCAGGATTCCCGTGCCCCAAAAGAATTACGCTTCAGTCAATTATCTTTGAAAGACCCAGAAAAAAAGGAAGTTTGGGATAGTGTATTAAATCAAAAAGCTTTTAATTACGATCGTCAGGCTGATTTTATATTATTACAAAATAATACTGTTATTGAAGGAGTGGTAGATTTAAAAGCGAAGAAAATCAAACAATGGAATATTCTTAAAGACACTCATGGTATGGTGCTATTAGATGATTTTGAGCTAGTACAAAAGGTAATCAAGGAAAGTCCAGAGTATGCTAAAGCGCTTAAAAAGCGAGGAATCAATGATGTAAGCAAAGTTGTAGCTACCCCATTAACTGTTGGTTATTTTGGTGGGGAGGATGGTTTGAACAAAGAGTTTAATATTTTGAAAATAGTTAGTTATCTTGATATAGGTGATGGTAACTACTGGGCACACCCTATTGAGAATCTAGTTGCAATCGTTGATTTAGATAAAAAGAAAATTATTAAAATTGAAGATGGAGAAATTATCCCTGTTCCTATGCTTGCTCGTCCATATGATGGACGTAATAAAAATGTTCAGTCTGCAAAACCATTACGTATTACAGAACCTGAGGGTAAAAACTTTACTGTTACTGGTCAATACGTTCATTGGGGAAATTGGTGTTTTCATGTTTCTTTAGATTCTCGTGTGGGTATCAAATTGTCGACTATGACTTATAAAGATAATGGTATTAAACGTAAAGTCATGTATGAAGGCAACCTTGGTGGAATGGTTGTACCATACGGTGATCCTGATTTAGGTTGGTATTTTAAATCTTATGTTGATTCTGGTGATTACGGAATGGGAACTCTTACTTCACCGTTAAACCGCGGTACTGATGTGCCAGAAAATGCAGTACTCTTCGATTCCGTTATTGCTGATTATAAAGGAGATCCTATTACTATCCCTAACGCCTTTGCAATTTTTGAGCGTTACGCCAACCCCGAATATAAACATCAAGAAATGGGACAGCCTAATGTAAGTGTTGCTCGTCGTGAATTGGTAGTACGTTGGATAAGTACGATTGGTAATTACGATTATATTTTTGATTGGGTCTTATCACAAAATGGTACGATTGGTATTAATTCAGGGGCAACTGGAATTGAGGCTGTGAAAGGTGTCAAATCAAAAACCATGCATGACAGTACAGCAAACAATGACACTAAGTATGGAACTTTAATCGACCATAATATTGTTGGAACAACTCATCAGCATATTTACAATTTCCGTTTAGATATGGATATTGATGGTTTAGAAAATACTTTAACTCATATGAATCCATTTGTTATGAAACATCAAAATAGTATACGCAAAAGTTCAATGCAAATTGAGACTTCTACTATTAGCAATGAAAAAAATGCAAGTGAACGTTTCGATCCTAGCACTATACGTTTAATAAGCAATTATAAGAAAGAAAATGCAATGGGTAATCCTGTTTCATACCAAATTATTCCTTTTGCTGGCGGCACACATCCCATAGCGAAGGGCGCTAATTTTTCTACAGATGAATGGTTATTTAAACGCATGAACTTCATGGATAAACAAATTTGGGTAACGAAATATAATCCAAATGAAAAATATCCCGACGGTAAATATCCAAATCGATCAACTCATGATACGGGTCTTGCACAGTTCATTAACGATGATGATAACATTAATAATAAAGATATCGTTGTATGGATGACAACAGGTACTACTCACGTTGCACGATCTGAAGAATGGCCAATTATGCCTACTGAATGGGTTAATGTGTTGTTGAAACCATGGAACTTTTTTAATGAAACTCCGAGTCTAAAACCAAATGAGTCTAATGACCAGCATCAACAGCATTGA
- the cpaB gene encoding metalloprotease secretion chaperone CpaB encodes MKHYKILTLLAVTFIVTVGLFVFFKPDQAGASTQNGSTQKSNSFSSSGQSTSNLPRKNLNISKQEFESAKKETVLFHEIQDNDLKNSEALPLSKSNKGMAIHYNQNIIETKNIGDLVKFQMLEYGLNRSGKIVEIEKVDDDILRWRGEFEQGIPERNYFTITQSQKDQYTIIQIYSDKGNYTAEIKNGQGIVQVMDQGVEDKELHVHDD; translated from the coding sequence ATGAAGCATTATAAAATTTTAACTTTACTTGCAGTCACGTTTATCGTGACTGTGGGTTTATTTGTTTTTTTTAAGCCAGATCAAGCTGGAGCATCTACACAGAATGGCTCAACTCAAAAATCGAATAGTTTCAGTTCTTCAGGTCAATCTACATCTAACCTTCCGCGAAAAAATTTAAATATTTCAAAACAGGAGTTTGAAAGTGCAAAGAAAGAAACAGTCTTGTTCCATGAAATACAAGACAACGATTTGAAAAATAGTGAAGCCTTACCACTCTCCAAGAGCAATAAAGGAATGGCGATTCACTATAATCAAAATATTATTGAAACCAAAAACATAGGTGATCTTGTTAAGTTCCAAATGCTTGAGTATGGACTCAATCGTAGTGGGAAAATTGTTGAAATTGAAAAAGTAGATGATGATATCTTACGTTGGCGTGGGGAGTTTGAACAGGGTATACCAGAACGAAACTATTTTACGATTACTCAAAGTCAAAAAGATCAATATACGATTATTCAAATTTATAGTGATAAAGGAAACTATACGGCTGAGATAAAGAATGGGCAAGGTATCGTACAAGTGATGGATCAAGGCGTGGAAGATAAAGAACTGCATGTACATGATGATTAA
- a CDS encoding FAD-dependent oxidoreductase: protein MEKNQQVWDALVVGAGLAGLKAATELKKNGKKVLLLEARDRVGGRSMPGEICSQAIDLGGQWVGPQQKLLLEEAKKLGIETYPQYTKGKSLLSYKKSLTTYKSDIPKLPILTLIELLIINLKWNLDMRYLNKENKKSLKYIEQLDSLSVENWIEKHVYTNAAGEFIRTATRAFFCCESSEISYLFFLDCLKKAHGFFKMIGVKGGAQQDKFRGGAWRIAKIMSDNLGNNILLNEPVLSVIQDHSYVRVTTDNNQYTAKHIIIATPPPLILDINFQPKLPDKKIQLLKKMKMGSVIKVHFAYKTPFWRSQGMNGSAASTDHCLSVVFDQSPDDESFGILVGLVEGDHAIELSLLDEETRKKILINDLIYYFGECADDPIEYIEQDWIKEKWSQGGYAAYTPPNTLSKFGEEIRNPTGRIHWAGTETATEWMGYLDGAIQSGIRAAKEIIDSTQ, encoded by the coding sequence ATGGAGAAAAATCAGCAAGTATGGGATGCTCTTGTTGTAGGGGCAGGCTTAGCTGGCTTAAAGGCTGCAACTGAACTGAAAAAAAATGGTAAGAAGGTTTTACTATTAGAAGCAAGAGACAGAGTTGGAGGACGTTCCATGCCTGGAGAGATTTGCAGTCAGGCGATTGACTTAGGTGGTCAATGGGTAGGACCTCAGCAAAAACTATTATTAGAGGAGGCTAAAAAACTCGGTATTGAAACATATCCTCAATACACAAAAGGAAAAAGTCTACTTAGTTATAAAAAAAGTTTAACCACATACAAATCAGATATTCCCAAGCTTCCTATCTTGACATTAATAGAGCTATTAATAATAAATTTGAAATGGAATCTAGATATGCGCTATCTGAATAAGGAGAATAAAAAATCACTAAAATATATAGAGCAACTAGATTCTCTATCAGTTGAAAACTGGATAGAAAAACATGTTTACACCAATGCCGCTGGTGAATTTATTAGAACAGCTACGCGTGCTTTTTTTTGCTGTGAAAGTTCAGAAATTTCATATTTATTTTTTTTAGATTGCCTTAAAAAAGCTCATGGTTTTTTTAAAATGATTGGGGTCAAAGGAGGTGCTCAACAAGATAAATTTCGAGGAGGAGCATGGAGAATTGCCAAAATCATGTCCGATAATCTAGGCAATAATATTCTATTAAATGAGCCTGTATTAAGTGTTATTCAAGATCACTCTTATGTTAGAGTTACCACCGACAATAATCAATACACAGCAAAGCATATTATTATTGCTACCCCTCCTCCATTGATTCTTGACATAAACTTTCAACCTAAACTCCCCGATAAAAAGATACAACTTTTAAAAAAAATGAAAATGGGGTCAGTTATAAAAGTCCATTTTGCATACAAAACACCATTTTGGCGTTCCCAAGGTATGAATGGTTCTGCTGCAAGTACAGATCACTGTTTAAGTGTTGTATTTGATCAATCACCAGATGATGAAAGTTTCGGAATATTGGTTGGCTTAGTTGAGGGAGATCATGCAATTGAATTAAGTTTATTAGATGAAGAAACGCGTAAGAAAATATTAATTAATGATCTTATATATTATTTTGGAGAATGTGCAGATGATCCAATTGAATATATTGAACAAGATTGGATAAAAGAGAAATGGTCACAAGGTGGATACGCTGCATATACCCCACCAAATACGCTAAGTAAATTTGGAGAGGAAATTCGAAATCCAACAGGACGAATACATTGGGCTGGTACAGAAACTGCTACGGAATGGATGGGATACTTAGATGGAGCAATACAATCTGGTATTCGTGCAGCTAAAGAGATTATAGATAGTACTCAATAG
- a CDS encoding McrC family protein: MKDITVREYAYLCVEYANHPKNSLDSAYISQSAFDTICDLSATFSKQGAKVFELAGRRRIKLDQYVGIIETECGTRIEILPKHLVVDEEQKIENIIKKERMLLQAMLRSTLDLNYREAGEASLNKYVQPLHEWIMKQFLKCFKSLIQRGLRFDYNRVQEDQKFLRGQLQHAKYMRQPPSRRHILPIEHDIYEVNRAENRLIRSALEIVCKKTKDAANWRLAQELRLMTDEIPKSQNIQHDFRQWQSSRLLALYEDIKPWAEIILGEYMPVSTHGVARGMSFLFPMESLFEVYVGRKIQILLPEWNVSLQKQDRYMCEQNGRSMFKLKPDIYMQHKSGHDIKVLDTKWKLLDQVDTKAKFGIKDSDVQQMFAYSAYYLGLEHEIVMVYPARKSKFDQALPIMKFKHGNSMLRVIPFDLDESLEGKHSLFIGNLIGQTIQRL; this comes from the coding sequence ATGAAAGACATCACAGTTCGAGAATATGCATATTTGTGTGTTGAGTATGCGAATCATCCAAAGAATAGCCTCGATAGTGCTTATATTAGTCAAAGCGCCTTTGATACGATTTGTGATCTATCAGCAACCTTCTCCAAGCAAGGTGCTAAAGTCTTTGAGTTGGCTGGCCGTAGGCGGATTAAGTTAGATCAATACGTTGGTATTATTGAAACAGAATGTGGAACACGCATTGAGATTTTACCGAAGCATCTTGTCGTTGATGAAGAGCAAAAAATAGAAAACATTATTAAAAAAGAAAGAATGCTTCTACAGGCAATGCTCCGCAGTACTTTAGATCTAAATTATCGTGAAGCAGGTGAGGCATCCTTAAATAAGTATGTCCAGCCTCTACACGAGTGGATTATGAAACAATTTCTTAAATGTTTTAAGAGTTTAATACAGCGTGGTTTAAGATTTGATTATAACCGCGTGCAAGAAGACCAAAAATTCTTACGTGGGCAATTGCAGCATGCTAAATATATGCGTCAACCGCCATCACGGCGGCACATTTTACCTATTGAACATGATATCTATGAGGTGAATCGAGCTGAAAATAGATTGATTCGTAGTGCATTAGAGATAGTCTGCAAAAAAACTAAAGATGCAGCGAATTGGAGGTTGGCACAAGAGCTACGTTTAATGACGGATGAGATTCCAAAAAGCCAAAATATTCAACATGATTTTAGACAATGGCAGTCCAGTCGATTGCTTGCTCTGTATGAAGATATTAAACCTTGGGCTGAGATTATTCTCGGCGAATATATGCCAGTTTCTACGCATGGTGTGGCACGAGGAATGAGTTTTTTATTCCCTATGGAAAGCCTATTCGAGGTGTATGTAGGTCGTAAAATCCAAATATTATTGCCTGAGTGGAATGTCTCATTGCAAAAACAAGATCGTTATATGTGTGAGCAAAATGGACGATCAATGTTTAAGTTGAAACCTGATATTTACATGCAACATAAATCAGGTCATGACATTAAAGTTCTAGATACCAAATGGAAGTTACTTGATCAAGTAGACACTAAAGCTAAATTTGGGATTAAAGATAGCGATGTGCAGCAAATGTTCGCTTACAGTGCTTATTACTTAGGTCTTGAACATGAAATTGTGATGGTTTATCCGGCACGTAAGAGTAAGTTCGATCAAGCATTGCCAATCATGAAATTTAAACATGGTAACTCTATGTTAAGGGTGATCCCTTTTGATTTGGATGAAAGTCTTGAAGGAAAACATTCGTTATTTATTGGGAATTTAATTGGTCAGACTATTCAGCGTTTATAG
- a CDS encoding helix-turn-helix transcriptional regulator, producing MNYQKWTLFVDNFISSLMDTIIIDAYFAYRINSNLKTFDHYFKNINKNTIEYYLKKMQQHDPLFIGKSIPSEDDILVLSKQPIPLQYENFMQKNNIGDNIELYFKFNKIPVLGISLIRNKKNGCFTNEEFIFLKCYQNFTNKYLQEELINNKVKFPFQKYKITKKEEEIIRLICMGKNNEQISKILFISISTVKTHIQHIFQKIQVNNKHQLVSRLHGNS from the coding sequence ATGAACTATCAAAAATGGACATTATTTGTAGACAACTTCATATCTTCACTGATGGATACAATTATTATTGATGCTTACTTCGCCTATCGAATTAACAGTAATCTTAAAACCTTTGACCATTATTTCAAAAATATCAACAAAAATACAATCGAATATTATTTAAAAAAAATGCAGCAACACGACCCCCTATTTATAGGTAAAAGCATTCCTAGTGAAGATGACATACTAGTATTATCTAAACAACCAATTCCCCTACAGTATGAAAACTTTATGCAAAAAAACAACATAGGTGATAATATAGAACTATATTTCAAATTCAATAAAATTCCAGTTTTAGGTATTAGTTTAATTAGAAACAAAAAAAATGGCTGTTTTACCAATGAAGAATTTATTTTCCTTAAATGCTATCAAAACTTTACAAACAAATATTTACAAGAAGAACTAATAAACAACAAAGTAAAATTTCCCTTTCAAAAATACAAAATTACAAAAAAAGAAGAAGAAATAATAAGACTTATTTGCATGGGAAAAAACAATGAACAAATATCAAAAATACTATTTATAAGCATTTCAACTGTAAAAACACACATACAACATATTTTCCAAAAAATTCAAGTTAACAACAAACATCAACTTGTTAGTAGACTACACGGGAATTCTTAA